From Eremothecium sinecaudum strain ATCC 58844 chromosome V, complete sequence, a single genomic window includes:
- the RVB2 gene encoding RuvB family ATP-dependent DNA helicase reptin (Syntenic homolog of Ashbya gossypii AFL142W; Syntenic homolog of Saccharomyces cerevisiae YPL235W (RVB2)), translating into MSIQTQDSGDSSLKSLSLIATHSHIVGLGLDENLQPKPASQGMVGQLQARRAAGVVLKMVQNGIIAGRAILVAGPPSTGKTALAMGLAQSLGADVPFTAIAGSEIFSLELSKTEALTQAFRKSIGIKIKEDTELIEGEVVEIQIDRSITGGHKQGKLTIKTTDMETIYELGNKMIDGLTKEKVLAGDIISIDKSSGKITKLGRSFARSRDYDAMGADTKFVQCPEGELQKRKTAVHTVSLHEIDVINSRTQGFLALFTGDTGEIRSEVRDQINTKVAEWKEEGKAEIVPGLLFIDEVHMLDIECFSFINRALEDEFAPIVIMATNRGISRTRGTNYNSPHGLPLDLLDRSIIITTQNYKEEEIKTILSIRSQEEEVELSSDALDLLTKIGTETSLRYSSNLISVSHQIAQKRKSNTVDVQDVQRAYLLFLDSKRSVKFLQEFQSHYIDDKGKVNISVANQDAMDTTA; encoded by the coding sequence ATGTCCATTCAGACTCAGGATTCCGGAGATTCTTCTTTGAAGTCGTTGTCTCTTATTGCAACGCACTCACACATTGTCGGGCTAGGTCTCGATGAGAATTTACAGCCTAAGCCAGCCTCTCAAGGGATGGTGGGCCAATTGCAAGCACGTAGAGCAGCAGGTGTTGTTCTAAAGATGGTTCAGAACGGAATTATTGCTGGAAGAGCAATTCTTGTGGCTGGCCCTCCCTCCACTGGTAAAACAGCGTTGGCAATGGGTCTTGCTCAGTCACTGGGAGCAGATGTTCCTTTCACTGCCATTGCAGGTTCAGAAATCTTTTCTTTAGAGCTTTCGAAGACCGAAGCTTTAACCCAGGCATTCCGTAAGTCCATTGGTATTAAAATCAAAGAAGACACTGAACTCATCGAAGGTGAAGTTGTAGAGATCCAAATCGACAGATCCATTACCGGGGGCCATAAACAGGGTAAATTGACCATTAAAACCACCGATATGGAGACTATTTACGAGCTAGGTAACAAAATGATAGATGGATTGACCAAGGAGAAGGTTTTGGCAGGTGATATTATTTCAATTGATAAGTCTAGTGGGAAGATTACGAAACTGGGAAGATCGTTTGCTCGTTCTCGTGACTACGATGCTATGGGAGCAGATACAAAATTTGTGCAATGCCCAGAAGGAGAACTACAGAAACGTAAAACGGCCGTGCACACTGTTTCATTGCACGAGATAGACGTCATCAACTCTCGTACTCAGGGTTTCCTTGCACTATTTACCGGAGACACGGGAGAAATAAGGTCCGAAGTACGTGATCAAATCAACACTAAGGTAGCTGAGTGGAAGGAAGAAGGTAAGGCAGAAATCGTGCCAGGTTTGCTATTCATCGATGAAGTGCACATGTTGGACATTGAATGTTTCTCTTTTATCAACCGTGCATTGGAAGACGAGTTTGCCCCAATTGTCATTATGGCTACTAACCGTGGTATATCGAGGACTCGTGGAACAAACTATAACTCACCTCATGGTCTGCCACTAGACTTGCTAGATAGATCGATCATAATAACCACTCAGAATTacaaggaagaagaaataaAGACAATTCTTTCAATTAGATCACAGGAGGAAGAGGTAGAACTTTCTTCCGATGCcttggatttattgacAAAGATTGGGACTGAAACCTCTCTACGTTACAGCAGCAACCTGATTTCCGTATCGCATCAAATCGCtcagaaaagaaaatcGAACACAGTAGACGTTCAGGATGTCCAACGTGCTTACTTGTTGTTTTTAGACAGCAAACGTTCCGTAAAATTCCTACAAGAATTTCAATCGCATTATATTGACGACAAGGGCAAAGTGAATATCTCAGTGGCCAACCAAGATGCCATGGACACCACAGCCTAA
- the VMA11 gene encoding H(+)-transporting V0 sector ATPase subunit c' (Syntenic homolog of Ashbya gossypii AFL141C; Syntenic homolog of Saccharomyces cerevisiae YPL234C (VMA11)) has protein sequence MSDELIHQYSPSFAPFFGFAGCASAIVLSALGAAIGTVKSGIGIAGIATFKPDLIMKSLIPVVMSGILAVYGLVVAVLVAGGLSPTADYTLFNGFLHLASGLCVGFSCLSSGYAIGIVGDVGVRKFMHQPRLFVGIVLILIFAEVLGLYGMIIALILNTRGSGN, from the coding sequence ATGTCTGACGAATTGATTCATCAATATAGTCCTTCCTTTGCTCCCTTCTTTGGGTTTGCGGGATGTGCCTCTGCAATTGTCCTATCGGCACTAGGTGCTGCAATTGGTACGGTTAAATCTGGTATAGGTATCGCAGGTATAGCGACTTTTAAGCCTGATCTGATAATGAAGTCATTGATTCCAGTTGTTATGAGTGGTATTTTAGCAGTGTATGGGCTGGTGGTAGCCGTTTTAGTCGCAGGAGGGCTGTCTCCGACAGCAGACTATACGCTATTCAACGGTTTTCTGCATTTAGCCTCCGGGTTATGTGTTGGGTTCTCGTGTCTCAGCAGCGGTTACGCAATTGGAATTGTAGGGGACGTTGGAGTGCGTAAATTTATGCATCAACCAAGACTATTCGTTGGTATCgttttgattttgatttttgCAGAGGTTTTAGGATTATATGGTATGATCATAGCATTGATCTTAAATACTAGAGGTTCTGGTAACTAA
- the ADD37 gene encoding Add37p (Syntenic homolog of Ashbya gossypii AFL144C; Syntenic homolog of Saccharomyces cerevisiae YMR184W (ADD37)): MTYSSNSKDGTLKSFQNCSEADVPGYNDCPTFLLSNRAVSIRTNRGSNGVLDRYGNVKKRTSSQLPATHPIKDEVKDEEVKPPKSKQVLMERINELLNRPSKMPETEYTFYKTKVLNNISLHLDQETSLVLMTQFFEFIPHNVDKAKDILIKWMVSDVSIAGWCPALRKILVNAIF; this comes from the coding sequence ATGACTTACAGTTCGAATTCCAAAGACGGTACGTTAAAAAGCTTTCAAAATTGCTCTGAAGCTGATGTTCCAGGATATAACGATTGTCCTACGTTCCTCTTATCTAACCGAGCAGTATCGATACGTACGAATAGAGGATCAAATGGAGTTCTAGACCGGTATGGCAATGTAAAGAAGAGGACATCTTCACAATTACCTGCTACACACCCCATAAAAGATGAGGTGAAGGATGAAGAGGTAAAACCTCCAAAATCGAAACAGGTATTGATGGAACGGATTAATGAGCTTTTGAATCGACCTTCGAAGATGCCTGAAACCGAATATACGTTTTACAAGACAAAGGTGCTAAATAACATATCATTGCATCTTGATCAGGAAACATCGCTTGTCCTTATGACACAATTTTTCGAATTTATTCCCCACAACGTGGATAAGGCTAAAGATATCCTAATAAAATGGATGGTTTCGGATGTATCTATTGCAGGCTGGTGTCCTGCTCTACGCAAGATCCTTGTGAATGCGATTTTCTAA
- the RTP1 gene encoding Rtp1p (Syntenic homolog of Ashbya gossypii AFL147C; Syntenic homolog of Saccharomyces cerevisiae YMR185W), with translation MTNNGVQSKKLDEVLKRSPQFTNNTPIDAFFRELEEALVSKVKSSEGNNVYLQTSCDSNHSFVLKCLDYFKRLHVLVLNKEKISDDKNLLPISLHDMASFDMLVNLIVIHGIYANLPLGIGVPLPERQLANFKEERNEFKVPSNHVRNIETLKLAAETFYDVFKKTEKPGDTIRDILLKGTGYLDAITALVSLAVDLPDEKLQYTEKLEALEATQDTYQLVSVYTLLVRTTTSTKYRELPLLKLSLLSVNRPDGVSSVIDFVVNVREEEQINVENFKLVNQILLAKPKTLTNVQYFLAIFPQIYDGLAEVNRPILVSSLNNLVSGFYYKNKRIVEDFLFRRVNKILFNPNAEGFSEKQLNDCINVLISLSKNPSTEVIAALVSSNDAKSFYLHLWIYALFLRKNQKLKPGSGSSDTAPYYHVIFSLIKSYMKVNSNTEFLEYIVNNLVNFDHDNWEYKINLETQLPYIVPKSPDNILERLTLKDDNTAVLQQLSLDVDFAIEALIEFLTLWNDNIVTKEVFLSTLRRWVKNQSKSNTLDAYQGDLSQNLLTLVDLKLLEQMNEKLKMNLLEKPHDVLQVIYDLLDFAYNHPDQASQLEPDSDDEEEEEQDLDKSNHLNTSFSILIELLLAILSSTDGKTLAKDTALLKHISKKLRVYPANPSCSIASGKIEAFVLNNVDKPHSSSLEIDELVLDSALANLNDNLAPIKAHALHELRQLIKKNSPVISVKHVLDLHIHQLKDPEPFVYLNVIKSLSEICLLSPDQSIPYLLTTYRDTKPAYKLDLVLRIGEVFVNYITAEGEMFQGTYAVQIVQTCLSTIPQRDAIDNRIRMSAMSLLGLVFQANALAIAEYVTDTLDCIFGILQLEKTATTMRRSAIYLIYDIMQTSAVEFIPEQYNREKLISLLEYVRIEEQDYLVCENIDKVLNILSQ, from the coding sequence ATGACGAATAATGGTGTCCAGTCGAAAAAACTTGATGAGGTGCTAAAGCGAAGTCCGCAATTCACGAACAACACTCCTATAGATGCTTTCTTTCGTGAACTAGAAGAAGCATTggtctccaaggtgaaAAGTAGTGAAGGAAACAATGTCTATTTGCAGACTTCATGTGATAGCAATCATTCTTTTGTATTGAAATGCCTAGATTACTTTAAAAGGCTCCATGTCCTGGTGCTTAACAAGGAGAAGATTTCTGATGACAAAAATCTGCTTCCGATTTCACTTCATGATATGGCTTCTTTTGACATGCTGGTGAACCTAATTGTTATCCATGGTATATACGCGAATCTTCCTCTTGGGATAGGTGTTCCATTGCCCGAGCGTCAGCTGGCGAATTTTAAAGAGGAGAGAAATGAGTTCAAGGTACCTTCTAATCATGTAAGGAATATAGAGACACTGAAGTTAGCTGCAGAAACATTCTATGATGTATTCAAAAAAACTGAAAAACCAGGCGATACGATTCGCGACATTCTTTTAAAGGGTACGGGTTATCTGGATGCGATAACTGCTTTAGTTTCACTAGCAGTTGACCTGCCAGATGAAAAACTGCAGTATACTGAAAAGCTGGAAGCCTTAGAAGCTACTCAAGATACATATCAATTGGTCTCCGTTTATACGCTACTTGTAAGGACTACCACTAGTACTAAGTATAGGGAATTGCCACTGTTAAAGCTGAGTTTGCTGTCTGTTAATAGGCCAGATGGAGTATCTTCAGTCATAGACTTCGTCGTTAATGTACGAGAAGAGGAACAAATAAATGTTGAAAACTTCAAATTAGTAAACCAGATCTTACTTGCAAAGCCAAAGACACTAACGAATGTGCAATATTTCTTAGCCATTTTCCCGCAGATCTATGATGGTTTAGCCGAAGTGAACAGGCCAATCCTGGTGAGCTCTCTAAACAACCTTGTCTCTGGGTTTTATTATAAAAATAAACGCATTGTTGAAGACTTTCTGTTCAGAAGGGTTAATAAGATACTGTTCAATCCAAATGCTGAAGGTTTTAGTGAAAAGCAACTGAACGATTGCATCAATGTGTTAATCTCACTGTCCAAGAATCCATCAACTGAGGTAATAGCGGCACTAGTTAGCAGCAATGATGCCAAATCATTTTACTTACACCTATGGATTTATGCTTTATTCCTGCGTAAGAATCAAAAGCTTAAGCCAGGAAGTGGTTCCTCTGATACGGCTCCATATTATCATGTCATATTTAGCCTGATAAAATCCTACATGAAGGTCAACTCCAATACTGAATTCCTGGAATATATTGTGAACAACTTAGTAAACTTTGATCATGATAACTGGGAATACAAAATAAACTTGGAGACGCAATTGCCGTATATTGTTCCAAAATCGCCCGATAATATCTTAGAACGTTTAACTTTGAAAGATGATAATACTGCAGTTCTACAGCAACTTTCGCTTGATGTTGACTTTGCTATCGAAGCATTGATAGAGTTTCTAACGCTGTGGAATGATAATATTGTCACCAAGGAAGTATTCCTATCAACTTTGAGACGTTGGGTGAAGAATCAGTCAAAGTCAAACACACTGGATGCGTACCAGGGTGATCTCTCTCAAAACCTTTTGACCCTTGTCGATCTAAAGCTACTGGAGCAGATGAACGAAAAGCTTAAGATGAACCTACTAGAAAAACCACATGATGTACTACAAGTTATTTATGATCTTCTTGATTTTGCATACAATCACCCAGATCAAGCATCGCAATTGGAACCTGACTCtgacgatgaagaagaggaagaacAAGACTTAGACAAATCAAATCACCTCAATACTTCTTTTTCCATTCTCATTGAGCTGTTGCTTGCCATTCTTTCATCGACAGACGGCAAGACACTCGCTAAAGACACCGCACTTCTGAAACATATATCAAAGAAACTCCGCGTATATCCTGCAAACCCCAGTTGCTCAATAGCATCTGGTAAAATTGAAGCTTTTGTGCTAAACAATGTGGACAAACCCCATAGTAGCAGCCTGGAAATAGATGAGTTGGTCTTGGACTCCGCTCTCGCAAACCTTAACGACAACCTGGCACCCATAAAAGCCCACGCTCTACACGAACTACGCCAACtaataaagaaaaattCGCCTGTAATCAGCGTGAAACACGTCCTAGATCTCCATATACATCAGCTAAAAGATCCCGAACCCTTCGTTTACCTCAACGTCATAAAAAGTCTCTCTGAGATATGTCTTCTGTCACCTGACCAAAGTATACCATACTTACTAACTACATATAGGGACACCAAACCCGCTTACAAACTAGACCTAGTGCTTCGCATAGGTGAAGTGTTTGTCAACTACATAACCGCCGAAGGTGAAATGTTCCAGGGAACATACGCAGTCCAAATAGTGCAAACATGCCTATCTACTATACCACAGCGCGATGCGATAGACAACCGCATAAGAATGTCCGCAATGTCTCTTCTCGGTCTGGTTTTCCAAGCCAACGCTCTTGCAATAGCTGAATATGTTACTGATACACTTGACTGTATTTTTGGAATACTGCAACTTGAAAAAACCGCTACAACTATGCGAAGAAGCGCAATATACCTAATTTACGACATAATGCAAACTTCTGCTGTTGAATTCATCCCAGAGCAGTACAACCGTGAAAAGCTGATAAGTCTCCTAGAATATGTTCGCATTGAAGAACAGGACTATTTAGTTTGTGAGAACATAGACAAGGTACTAAATATCCTAAGCCAATAA
- a CDS encoding sugar porter family MFS transporter (Non-syntenic homolog of Ashbya gossypii AEL042C; Syntenic homolog of Saccharomyces cerevisiae YOL156W (HXT11)), translating into MPSLIDCILLRNINYHGRVYDKFPKTYNVVVIAFAACITGLMFGFDISSMSSMIGTEVYYEYFNRPSAEAQGGITSAMSAGSFVGSLLSSSVSDAFGRRVSLHSCGALWLIGSVLQCAAQNQAMLIVGRVISGMGIGFGSAIAPVYCAEIAPPKIRGAICSIFQLSVTIGIMILFFVGYGAQHLESTAAFRITWGAQLVPGFALVAVVFFIPESPRWLAVRGRWDDAHNVVAKVTANGDLKDEDVLLQMVEIQEQVHAYEVSKSFGYRDLFRGSSLRKTVVGVSAQMWQQLSGVNVMMYYIVYLFEMAGFSGNTNLISASIQYVLNVVMTIPALLLVDRIGRRPLLIVGGIAMSACLLTVAGLLGRYSIPVEEGFRGNDSVRITIPEEYRSAAVGVIACAYLFVCSFAFTWGVGIWLYCSEIFNNNERAKGSALSASVNWAFNFALAMFVPSAFRDITWKTYIIFGVFAACMAVYTYLLFPETKSRTLEEIDQMWASGIPAWRSKSFVPQKPLLGQEKKPTDFEGDISNEESTDAIKQGRPNDEEDRKTP; encoded by the coding sequence ATGCCATCATTAATAGACTGTATTCTTCTTCGTAATATCAATTACCATGGCCGGGTGTATGACAAGTTCCCGAAAACCTATAATGTCGTTGTCATTGCGTTTGCAGCGTGCATCACGGGTTTGATGTTTGGTTTTGATATTTCTTCCATGTCGTCGATGATTGGTACGGAAGTATACTATGAGTACTTCAACCGGCCAAGTGCTGAGGCGCAGGGTGGAATTACGTCTGCGATGTCTGCAGGATCTTTTGTGGGGTCCTTGCTGTCCTCGTCCGTGTCCGATGCGTTTGGTAGGAGAGTTTCGCTTCATTCATGCGGTGCTCTGTGGCTGATTGGTTCTGTGCTGCAGTGTGCCGCGCAGAACCAGGCCATGTTAATTGTGGGAAGAGTGATTTCGGGTATGGGAATTGGGTTTGGGTCGGCAATTGCGCCTGTTTACTGCGCCGAAATAGCTCCTCCTAAGATCCGTGGTGCGATCTGCTCTATCTTCCAACTTTCCGTCACAATTGGTATCATGATACTGTTCTTTGTTGGGTACGGTGCTCAGCATCTAGAAAGCACGGCTGCTTTTAGAATCACGTGGGGAGCGCAGCTTGTTCCTGGCTTTGCTCTGGTAGCAGTGGTGTTCTTCATCCCTGAGTCACCCAGGTGGCTGGCTGTGCGGGGAAGATGGGACGATGCACACAATGTTGTGGCCAAAGTCACGGCTAATGGGGACCTCAAGGACGAAGATGTGCTCCTTCAAATGGTAGAGATCCAGGAGCAGGTTCACGCATATGAAGTTTCCAAGAGCTTCGGATACCGCGATTTATTCAGAGGGAGCTCCTTGCGGAAAACAGTTGTGGGTGTTTCTGCACAGATGTGGCAACAGCTCAGTGGTGTCAACGTTATGATGTACTACATTGTGTACCTTTTCGAAATGGCTGGATTTAGTGGAAACACCAACCTGATCTCGGCTTCCATTCAGTACGTTTTGAATGTAGTTATGACCATACCTGCGCTGCTCTTGGTGGATAGGATAGGTCGCAGGCCACTTTTGATCGTCGGTGGTATTGCAATGTCTGCGTGCCTACTCACGGTCGCTGGTCTTTTGGGAAGATATTCTATTCCAGTTGAGGAAGGATTTCGGGGTAATGACAGTGTCCGTATTACAATTCCCGAGGAATACCGTTCTGCGGCTGTAGGCGTTATTGCTTGTGCATATTTATTCGTCTGTTCATTTGCATTTACATGGGGTGTTGGTATTTGGCTATACTGTTCCGAGATCtttaataataatgaaagAGCCAAGGGTTCTGCCTTATCCGCATCCGTTAATTGGGCTTTCAATTTTGCATTGGCAATGTTCGTGCCAAGCGCCTTCAGAGACATTACATGGAAGACCTACATCATATTTGGAGTTTTTGCAGCTTGTATGGCAGTATACACTTACTTACTATTCCCCGAAACAAAGAGTCGGACTTTGGAAGAGATTGACCAAATGTGGGCTAGCGGTATACCTGCATGGAGATCTAAATCTTTTGTGCCCCAGAAACCACTATTAGGCCAAGAGAAGAAACCTACTGACTTTGAAGGGGATATAAGCAATGAGGAATCTACAGATGCTATTAAACAAGGAAGACCTaacgatgaagaagatcGCAAAACCCCTTAA
- the SUI3 gene encoding translation initiation factor eIF2 subunit beta (Syntenic homolog of Ashbya gossypii AFL145W; Syntenic homolog of Saccharomyces cerevisiae YPL237W (SUI3)) has translation MSDLAAELGFDPNLKKKKKTKKAVPEDFASTVESTPDGGDIFAGLKKKKKSKESSKDAEEVVDTEVNELSEVLGDFKLKKKKKKTKEVRYDEFDKELEKAGVAIDDLASQEGSASIPESAFQQDMGLPYSDLLSRFFKILRANNPELAGDRSGPKFRIPPPICQRDGKKTIFANIQEISEKLQRSTEHLIQYLFAELGTSGSVDGQRRLVIKGKFQSKQMENVLRRYIMEYVTCKTCKSINTELKKEQSNRLFFLVCKSCGSTRSVSSIKTGFQATVKRKRF, from the coding sequence ATGTCGGATCTTGCTGCTGAATTAGGTTTCGATCCAAAtttaaagaagaagaaaaagacTAAGAAGGCTGTCCCGGAGGATTTTGCTTCTACTGTAGAGAGTACTCCAGATGGCGGCGATATATTTGCAGGtctgaagaagaagaaaaagagcAAGGAGTCATCCAAGGACGCAGAAGAGGTAGTAGACACTGAAGTCAATGAACTTTCAGAAGTTTTGGGAGATTTTAAACTaaaaaagaagaaaaagaagactAAGGAAGTTCGATATGATGAGTTTGATAAAGAACTGGAAAAGGCAGGCGTAGCTATTGATGATTTGGCTAGCCAAGAAGGTTCGGCATCCATTCCTGAATCAGCATTCCAACAAGATATGGGCCTTCCTTATTCTGACCTGCTATCTCgattttttaaaatattaaGAGCTAACAATCCAGAGTTGGCAGGTGACAGATCGGGTCCTAAGTTTAGAATTCCCCCTCCTATCTGTCAAAGGGATGGTAAGAAGACCATCTTTGCGAATATTCAAGAAATTAGTGAAAAGTTACAAAGATCTACTGAGCATTTGATCCAGTATCTATTTGCGGAATTGGGTACCTCTGGTTCTGTTGATGGTCAAAGGAGGTTGGTTATTAAGGGTAAGTTTCAATCTAAGCAAATGGAGAATGTTTTGAGAAGGTATATTATGGAATATGTTACGTGTAAGACTTGTAAGAGTATTAACACtgaattgaagaaggaGCAATCAAATAGGTTGTTCTTTTTGGTTTGTAAGAGCTGTGGTTCTACGAGGTCGGTTTCCTCCATCAAAACGGGTTTCCAAGCCACCGTCAAGAGAAAGAGATTTTAA
- the YAR1 gene encoding Yar1p (Syntenic homolog of Ashbya gossypii AFL146W; Syntenic homolog of Saccharomyces cerevisiae YPL239W (YAR1)) has translation MALHEGPLDEEDQVAVVLDARSGDLDGLREIFTKFIHPKLLIECKDPETKSTPLHMAAANGHLEVIKYMLSIVEPENRKEWVNLQNQTGNTALHWATLNGHLDVVKLLCDEHEADPFIKNQFGFDAIYEAESKDKEEIETYYLTKYDVQPEDNENDDEPATTSNVQISEGTEIEQVTKEATEVLNARTADLSLSK, from the coding sequence ATGGCTTTGCACGAGGGCCCGTTAGATGAGGAAGATCAAGTTGCAGTCGTATTAGACGCCAGGTCGGGGGACCTAGACGGTCTTCGAGAGATTTTTACAAAGTTCATCCATCCAAAACTACTCATTGAATGTAAGGATCCAGAAACAAAATCCACCCCGCTGCACATGGCTGCAGCAAACGGTCATCTTGAAGTGATCAAGTACATGCTTTCTATTGTTGAACCTGAGAACCGCAAAGAATGGGTGAATTTGCAGAACCAAACTGGAAATACCGCTCTCCACTGGGCTACGTTGAACGGTCACCTAGACGTTGTTAAACTCCTTTGTGACGAACATGAAGCAGACCCTTTCATCAAGAATCAATTCGGTTTTGATGCCATTTACGAGGCTGAAAGCAAAGACAAAGAGGAAATTGAAACTTACTACTTGACAAAGTACGACGTTCAGCCTGAAGATAACGAAAACGATGACGAACCTGCTACGACATCAAATGTTCAAATCTCCGAAGGTACAGAAATTGAACAGGTCACTAAAGAGGCCACAGAAGTTCTAAATGCACGTACAGCAGACTTGAGCCTGTCAAAATAA
- the NSL1 gene encoding MIND complex subunit NSL1 (Syntenic homolog of Ashbya gossypii AFL140W; Syntenic homolog of Saccharomyces cerevisiae YPL233W (NSL1)): protein MSFLPGKLDLSRSEIKHIQMQLRDVLNEKIRLHLPQGQKEEERSDAIEKQVSLEVEKFLTAAMEAASDSINVTDAASGTTLSDVINDAQKEYTEPFDVELNEKVRKLYQEWETETLNVIHLRRTAPKAVVDLYTKEESKVLQDINDRIKALAAQENTAPPEDLPQQLLAEESVQYKEALSMLKAAQDFVPRDRKQLEKLKRLMIYLEKQVP, encoded by the coding sequence ATGTCTTTTTTACCAGGGAAGCTGGATCTCTCGCGTAGCGAGATTAAACACATTCAGATGCAGTTAAGGGATGTCTTAAACGAGAAAATACGATTACACCTCCCTCAGGGCCAGAAAGAAGAGGAGCGCTCGGATGCAATTGAAAAGCAGGTATCGCTGGAAGTTGAAAAATTCCTCACCGCCGCCATGGAGGCAGCCAGTGACTCGATAAATGTCACCGACGCTGCATCCGGCACCACCCTCTCGGACGTCATAAACGACGCGCAAAAGGAATACACCGAACCCTTCGATGTAGAGCTCAACGAAAAAGTACGAAAACTTTATCAGGAGTGGGAGACAGAAACATTGAACGTTATTCACCTCCGCAGAACCGCCCCCAAAGCCGTTGTCGATCTATATACCAAAGAAGAATCAAAAGTCCTACAGGATATCAATGACAGAATAAAGGCTCTAGCCGCCCAAGAAAATACAGCGCCGCCTGAGGACCTTCCCCAGCAACTTCTAGCCGAGGAGTCCGTCCAATACAAGGAGGCGCTATCCATGCTTAAAGCAGCCCAGGATTTTGTGCCACGTGACCGCAAACAGCTCGAAAAGCTCAAGCGGCTAATGATATACCTAGAGAAGCAAGTGCCATAG